A stretch of DNA from Meiothermus cerbereus DSM 11376:
GCACCCGCTGCACCGCCTGCTTGATGCTACGGCGCACAGCAAAACGCCGCTCGATCTGCTCGGCCACGCGCTGGGCCACCAAAGGCGCAGAAAGGTTGGGGTTGCCCACCTCCTGCACATTGAGCGCCACGGTCTTACCAGGGAACTTGGCCTGTAAGGTCTCGCGCAGGCGCTTGATGGTCTCGCCCCCGCGCCCAATGACCACACCCGGCTTGGCCGCATAGACCATAACGGTAACATTGTCGGCGGCGCGCTCGATATCAATGCGGGCCAGGCCAGCCTGGCGCAGTTCTTTTTCGATCAGCTGGCGAATCAGACGGTCTTCCTGCAGGACTTTGGCGTAGGCCTTTTTGCTTGCGTACCAGCGGGACTCAAAATCGCGGGTGATACCCAGGCGCAGACCTACGGGATTGATCTTGTTACCCATTTTTATCCCCCACGATGATGGTGATATGACTGGTGCGCTTCTTGATCATATTGGCGCTACCACGGGCTCGAGGCAGCATCCGCTTGATGGCCGGGCCTTCGTCCACATAGGCCGCTTTGACATAAATCTGGTCTTCGATCATGTTTTTGCGGTCGTCGTTCATGCCGTTGGCTGCAGCGGACTCGAGCACCTTAGCCACCACTTCCGAAGCGCGGTGGGGGGTGTACTTGAGGATAGCCCGGGCTTCCTCGAGCTTCTTACCCCGAATCAGATCCACCACCAGGCGCACCTTTTGAGGCGACATGCGGACATAGCGGGCCGTGGCCTGGGCATAGGTGTGGGCGGTTTCACCCTTGAGAACCTCGCCCCGCTTACGCAGCGGCAGCTTGGCATAGCGCTGTAAGCCCGCCGAGCCGGGGTGGTGAGCATCGCGCAGGTCTTTGCGAATATCGCTGCGCTCGCCTTTCTTGAGACGTTTTCTGGCTTCCATCATCTACCCCTTACTTCTTAGCGGTCTTGGCCTCTTTGCTGTGGCCGCGGTAGGTACGAGTGGGCGAAAACTCACCCAGCTTGTGCCCAACCATCTGTTCGGTTACATAAACCGGCACATGCTGCTTGCCGTTGTAGACCGCCAGGGTATGACCAATCATCTCTGGAACAATGGTGCTCCGACGGCTCCAGGTCTTAATCACCCGCTTTTCGCCTTTGGCGTTCATCGCCTCGACTTTTTCCAGCAGGTGGCTTTCCACAAAAACTCCTTTTTTCAAGCTACGTGGCATAGTTCACCTCTACTTACGACGAGACACGATGAGTGCGCTCGAGGGCTTCTTCTTCTTGCGGGTCTTGAGACCTTTGGACTGCTGGCCCCAGGGCGAGACTGGCGGACGGCCACGCGGTGCCCGGCCCTCACCACCACCGTGCGGGTGGTCTACCGGGTTCATGGCCGTACCGCGCACGTGGCCCTTACGGCCCAGGTGGCGCGTGCGGCCCGCCTTGCCAAGCACGATGTTCTTGTGATCGGCATTGGAAACCACCCCGATGGTGGCATAGCATTCACCGTGCACTTTACGCAGCTCGCCAGAGGGCAGACGCAAAATTACGTAATCGCCTTCACGGCCCTGCACCTGTACGCTGGTGCCGGCGCTGCGGGCCATCTTGGCGCCCTTACCGGGCTCGAGCTCCACCGCATGAATCACCGTACCGACCGGGATAAAGCGCAGCGGCAGGGCATTGCCCACCGCGATGGCAGCTTCGGGGCCACTGGTTACCACGCTGTCGACCTTCAGGGCATCGGGGGCCAGGATGTAGCGCTTTTCACCGTCGCGGTAAAACAACAGGGCGATACGGGCCGTGCGGTTGGGGTCGTACTCAATAGCTGCAACCCGTGCAGGAATGCCCGCCTTGTCCCTCCGACGGAAGTCGATGATGCGGTAAAGCTGCTTGTGACCACCGGAAATAAAGCGGCTGGTGGTGCGGCCTTGGTTGTTGCGCCCCCCGGTTTTCTTCATCGGGGCAGTGAGGCTCTTCTCCGGACGTTTTTTGGTCAGGTCAGAGAAGTCCGCCACCGTCATAAAGCGGCGCGATGGGGTGTAGGGTCTGAATTTCTTTACTGCCATTTTTCTCTTCCTCTCACTTGATACGGGCTAACCGAGTCGCCCTGATGCCAAGTGGATTTTTGCCCCTTCATCGTTAAGCGCCGTGAGATACGCTTGTACGCTCGGTCTCGAGGCGGTTCGGAGGGCAAAGGGCGGGGTGGCCATACTGCTTCTGCCATATTCCCCAAAACCCCAGTCCTCCTAGATAAAAGCCCCCAATCGGAACCAACCGATTTAGATCAGTCCTTCCAGAGCTTCAATCTTCTGTCCAGCGGCCACCGTCACGATGGCCTTTTTGCGGTCGGGGCGCTTACCCATAAAGCGGCCCAGGCGCTTGTGCTTGCCCAGGACATTCTGGGTATTGACCCGCACCACCTTAACCTTGAAGGCGGCCTCAACTGCGTTGGCAATCTCGGTCTTGTTGGCCTTGGGATGTACCCAGAAGGTATAAACCCCATCGGCAAAACGGCCATACGCCTTCTCCGACAAAACGGGTTGGATGATGACATCGTGGGGCGTTTTCATCAGGCTTCACCCCCTTCACTCAGGCCCAGCCTGGCTTGCACGCCCGCCCAGGCCGATGCCTCCATAACCAGGGCTTCCTGGCGCATGATGTCGTACACGTTAAGGCCTTCGGGGGCCAACACCCGCACCTTGGGCAGGTTGCGGGCCGCGCGCACCACCTTCTCGTCGCTGGTTACCAGCAAGATGGAAGGGCCCTCGAGGTTGTGGGCTTTGAGCCAGGCCACAAACTCCTTGGTCTTGCCATTTACACCCTTGAAATCTTCCACCAGAAAGAACTTGCCTTCCTTGGCGCGGTCGGCCAGGGCCATGGACAGGCCCAGCTTACGCACTTTTTTGGGCAGGGTGTAGCTGTAGTCACGGGGTTGCGGCCCAAAGACCGTGCCGCCACCGACAAAGATGGGGGCGCC
This window harbors:
- the rplB gene encoding 50S ribosomal protein L2, which encodes MAVKKFRPYTPSRRFMTVADFSDLTKKRPEKSLTAPMKKTGGRNNQGRTTSRFISGGHKQLYRIIDFRRRDKAGIPARVAAIEYDPNRTARIALLFYRDGEKRYILAPDALKVDSVVTSGPEAAIAVGNALPLRFIPVGTVIHAVELEPGKGAKMARSAGTSVQVQGREGDYVILRLPSGELRKVHGECYATIGVVSNADHKNIVLGKAGRTRHLGRKGHVRGTAMNPVDHPHGGGEGRAPRGRPPVSPWGQQSKGLKTRKKKKPSSALIVSRRK
- a CDS encoding 50S ribosomal protein L23, which codes for MKTPHDVIIQPVLSEKAYGRFADGVYTFWVHPKANKTEIANAVEAAFKVKVVRVNTQNVLGKHKRLGRFMGKRPDRKKAIVTVAAGQKIEALEGLI
- the rplV gene encoding 50S ribosomal protein L22 is translated as MRKRGEVLKGETAHTYAQATARYVRMSPQKVRLVVDLIRGKKLEEARAILKYTPHRASEVVAKVLESAAANGMNDDRKNMIEDQIYVKAAYVDEGPAIKRMLPRARGSANMIKKRTSHITIIVGDKNG
- the rpsC gene encoding 30S ribosomal protein S3, giving the protein MGNKINPVGLRLGITRDFESRWYASKKAYAKVLQEDRLIRQLIEKELRQAGLARIDIERAADNVTVMVYAAKPGVVIGRGGETIKRLRETLQAKFPGKTVALNVQEVGNPNLSAPLVAQRVAEQIERRFAVRRSIKQAVQRVRESGAQGAKIVVSGRIGGAEQARVEWAADGRVPLHTLRANIDYGTARAETTYGSLGVKAYVFMGEVIGGKKVVPGAAPAARPAAPKRDQDGKPRRRSAVRKAGVTGKEGGE
- the rplD gene encoding 50S ribosomal protein L4, with the translated sequence MYNLPVLGSNKTVEAALPEKVKGHVLYEVVRWQLASRRRGTAATKTRGMVNFTTKKMYAQKHTGRARHGDYGAPIFVGGGTVFGPQPRDYSYTLPKKVRKLGLSMALADRAKEGKFFLVEDFKGVNGKTKEFVAWLKAHNLEGPSILLVTSDEKVVRAARNLPKVRVLAPEGLNVYDIMRQEALVMEASAWAGVQARLGLSEGGEA
- the rpsS gene encoding 30S ribosomal protein S19, whose translation is MPRSLKKGVFVESHLLEKVEAMNAKGEKRVIKTWSRRSTIVPEMIGHTLAVYNGKQHVPVYVTEQMVGHKLGEFSPTRTYRGHSKEAKTAKK